ggagcaacttagggttcagtgtcttgcccaaggacacttcgacacatagtcaggtactgggatcgaacccccaacctctcgatcagaagacgacccactaccacctgagccatggtcgcccacATTTGTCTccatttttcagtgaaaataaacatttaaggatagttaatttaatagaaaaactcaagtgcagcagtatttaactctaatACATCAGTCATCTgaatttatctttgtgagtttgaaaccTAGTAAATGAGATTATAGATGGAGTTAACTGGTGCAGTTAGAACAGGCATGAGGGCCGCTCACATGGTCCATACGGGCTACCCGGGGCCTGCGGGCACcctgttggtgacccctgttgtCATGTTTACAGTTTAATGCAGAACGAGTGAATATTAAATAAAGCGGAGTTATTAAAGCAGCATTGGGTTCAGAACTACAGAGATCAGTTTTATTCAGGTCGTATTCTGACGCTACGGGCTGGGTCAggtcagaatcagctttatttgtcattgtttcATCTCatccaaagaaacatgaaaaaagagaatcacataacatgggaggacaagaaCGGGAAAACTGTGGGTCACCGCAAGGGCGGCTccccgtatttagatgaaaagtgggagaACAACaagaggagaggtgaggggaaaaggcaggttttaaactgagtTCCCTATTGAGGAGGACAGtgtaaaactaggaaaaaacctCTTTGGCGTACGTGCACCAAATGCAAAACGTAGTCACACAGAAACTCAAAAATGTAGCACGTGGGCAGGCGGGGTGGGGGGAAGGGTTGTGAGGGCAGACGAATGGCTGACAGAGGCATTGAAGTAAAACCACTTTGCTTCCTTCCTGATATAGTCAGATGATGTGTGACGACCTTAAGTAGATCTGGTTCAGAAAAAAAGTTCCAGGTGGTGGtgggggagaggaggaggaaggtggAGCGTCTTTCTGCACACCAGCCTGGTGTAGATGAGACAGCGATTTGTTTTTTCTACATCctccacagaaaaaaaatagacagacacaactcgccacttgttctaAGGGTCGAGTGCATATGCAGCAAATGGACCCCTCAGACAGGCGGGCTCACCATTGCCCGTTCATTTTGTCAAAAACATTTGGtggattgcattgagagaccaaaGCAGCAAGAACAGTTACGGGTGGGGGAGAGGGAGCAGAGAAAAGGTGACCGCAATCGTCGAGAAAGAGAAGAgggctcacagtaaacatggccTGTGACACAGGAAGTGTCTGTTCCCTGTTACCATGGAGATGGAGAGGGACGCGCTTTCAAAAACGTCCACTCTGGAGCccgtttttaaacattttagattttcaagcaccaaaacgcAACAAAACTTTTGTGTTTTCACCAGAAAACGTTGTCGTGTAAACAGATGTTTGACAGATGTTAAACGCAGCAGCTCTGCAGGAGCTTGACTTGTGTTGAACAGATGTTCTACAGATGTTCTACTGTACCTGAATGTTCCTCTGCAGGTCTCTGTTAAAGTTGGACTCTGTGACGCGTCTCTTCAGGTTGTTGTAAACCTGCAGCTCAGAGCTCAGATCTCTGACTTTGTCCTGCAGATAAAACACATTAATGGTCAATCTGTGGAGGTTACATGTTCTCCATTAAATAAGGGGTAGAGGAAGCAGATACTAAAACATTAGAAACATTATTCCAGTCtacaacatgcacaaaacacTGAATAACTAATAAAAAGGAATGAatttcaaaatattaaaaaaaaataattcagatgaaaaaaactgaaaaatcactaaaaaacGAACCGTCTAGATATATTGCTCAAAGAGTAGactaaacacaaaatgtaattaaacaataaatacatctgtgttaaaacctaataaaaaataatttatttgttatttaatcAAGTCTGTCCTAAAATAATGCCGTCCTTTCACACCTCCAACTCTAGAGGGCAGTAACTAGTTTTATTCAAAGCAAAGCCTTTCACtattaaaaaaagtgaaaaagttcactttgtgacattttatctttttaaaatcacTTTAGCTTAAATTTAATCAGAAtttgtgataataaaaaaacactgaagaggTTTCTACTCATatccactaataataataataataataactaaaataataaactaatgTAAACATTTGTTCACCTTCAAGATGTTCTCAGACGCCACAAACGTCTGTGTCAGCTGATTTTTCTCCTGCTGGTGTTTGGTTTGCAGCTCTGTGGAGACACAAAGAGTCTAGAACCATCTCTGatgtcacgcacacacacacacacacacacacacaatacctTCCAGCAGAGCTTCGTTCTCCTCTGACACAGATTTACTTTTCTGTTCGTGAAGGACGTTCAGATCTGCTGTGGTTTCTGTTTTTACCTGAGGACAGTcagattattaataataataataataataataatacatttttaactggAATTAAATTGAACTCTAGATtctaagtgaaaaaatacaacattgcacatctcaaaagaaataaaacacacatttaaaatattacaccATCAAATAAGCAAAATAAGCAAAaggactaaaatgttttttcaaaatagcaactaaaataacaatatttaaaattcaaatgaattaatacattaattagattaaaatgtttaaatattattaataagaaaaaggactaaattatttttaatagcaactgaaagaataattaaaattctAATAAATTAACCATAAATAAATCACTCCACAATATTTCATTAAATGTTCATAATCTGGCAAGGTCTGAAGTTTATATTTGCTAtcttttcatgcttttaaaccaggggtccccaatcctggtcctcaagaacccctatccagcatgttttagatgtttccctcttccaacacacctgattcaaatgatgaactcatcaagctctgcagacgGCTGATAaccatcctggtcatttcatcaggtgtgttggaagagggaaacatctaaaacatgctgtggataggggctcttgaggaccaggattggggacccctgatttaaaccttttttaactcaaattaatgCAGTTAAACAGAAAATTCAGGTGTGACATCATTGgacataaaaactaaattataaactatggaataaaaagcaaaaatcgTAACGTGAAGTGTTACCTTATCAAAGATGCTCAGGACCAGCGCACACACTTCTTCGTCCGCGTGTTCTTTCAGAAGCTCCGCCCTCTCTGGGTTCCCATTGGCTGAGAGCACCTGCTTTAAAATCCTCAGCTGCCACTCAAATCGCTCCACCTGCTTCTCCAGACATACGTCGGTCGGACCCGATGAACTTTGACctttagaacacacacacactttaacgcattaattgCGATCAATTTATCAGAAAACTAACGCACAAGAAAACACAGTTAATCGCTTTTTTTCAAAACTCCAACCAGGGTGGAATCGTTCTCATGTCAGGAGTTCCTAGTATatcataatactgatgcacagaccacaacacaagaa
The genomic region above belongs to Gouania willdenowi chromosome 10, fGouWil2.1, whole genome shotgun sequence and contains:
- the ccdc69 gene encoding coiled-coil domain-containing protein 69, coding for MGCGHSKKKSKGRKGEKRQKDVSQKDEGGQSSSGPTDVCLEKQVERFEWQLRILKQVLSANGNPERAELLKEHADEEVCALVLSIFDKVKTETTADLNVLHEQKSKSVSEENEALLEELQTKHQQEKNQLTQTFVASENILKDKVRDLSSELQVYNNLKRRVTESNFNRDLQRNIQQMNSALIGADVRAETLSDVVRDVVVKPPAAAGRGGLNESVYVETLQMLLVGTQT